A section of the Agrococcus sp. SGAir0287 genome encodes:
- a CDS encoding ATP-dependent Clp protease ATP-binding subunit: protein MPAFTGPSGSFDDFLARLLQAQGAGRQIDVSRLLTRRAASILASAVERAREHGHQDVDALHLLQATVAHPQVAEAIRASGADVGAIERAAEERLPAETEATDAPQVLTASAQRVLRDAYQVARANGASYIDPEHLLFALLLAQDTVAGRILDANGVTQESLGRAMAEAQRAQAEGREPRTASSANPESTTPTLDEFGIDLTARAEAGEIDPVIGRSDEIAQTIEILARRTKNNPVLIGEAGVGKTAIVEGLAQAIVAGDVPPQLEGKRVIALDMTAMVAGTRYRGDFEERIGKAMDEIAANRDGLVVFIDELHTILGAGGGEGGMDAANILKPRLARGDLHMIGATTLAEYRRIEKDAALTRRFQSVHVAEPSVEDAVAILQGIRSAYEEHHAVRYTDEALRAAVDLSHRYVTDRFLPDKAIDLVDQAGARLRLRLGRAIDVTALQAELATLEADKNGAIAREDYEEASRIRDRIQAVQAELAGETPIARTTQAVVDAPQIAEVVSRATGIPASSLGDDDRQRLARLGDELHERVVGQDDAVEAVARAIRRSRSGLGDESRPIGSFLFLGPTGVGKTELAKTLAASLFGDESAMVRFDMSEFGERHTVSRLIGAPPGYVGYDEAGQLTERIRRRPYSVVLLDEIEKAHPDVLTLLLQVLEDGRLTDGQGRTVDFRNAVVIMTSNLGSETLASRSGAMGFVAHGGSGFSEEELRARVMGRLREAMRPELINRIDDIVLFRALEREQLQTIVRMLLAQTSARLARQGIRTDVDDAAVAWLAEHGYEPELGARPLRRLIQREVDDRIADLLVAGAVADGGAVAVTVEADALAAAVAEPGHVEDARIAA from the coding sequence ATGCCCGCGTTCACCGGTCCCAGCGGATCGTTCGACGACTTCCTCGCTCGACTGCTGCAGGCGCAGGGCGCCGGCCGTCAGATCGACGTCTCGCGGCTGCTCACCCGACGCGCCGCATCGATTCTCGCGAGCGCCGTCGAGCGCGCCCGCGAGCACGGACACCAGGATGTCGACGCCCTGCACCTGCTGCAGGCGACGGTCGCCCACCCGCAGGTCGCCGAGGCGATCCGCGCCTCCGGCGCCGACGTCGGCGCCATCGAGCGCGCCGCCGAGGAGCGGCTGCCCGCCGAGACCGAGGCCACCGACGCGCCGCAGGTCCTCACGGCGAGCGCGCAGCGCGTGCTGCGCGACGCCTACCAGGTCGCCCGCGCGAACGGCGCGAGCTACATCGACCCCGAGCACCTGCTCTTCGCCCTGCTGCTCGCGCAGGACACCGTCGCCGGCCGCATCCTCGACGCCAACGGCGTGACCCAGGAGTCGCTCGGTCGCGCGATGGCGGAGGCGCAGCGTGCGCAGGCGGAGGGTCGCGAGCCGCGCACGGCATCGAGCGCGAACCCCGAGTCGACGACGCCGACGCTCGACGAGTTCGGCATCGACCTCACGGCGCGAGCCGAGGCAGGCGAGATCGACCCCGTCATCGGGCGCAGCGACGAGATCGCGCAGACGATCGAGATCCTCGCTCGTCGCACGAAGAACAACCCCGTCCTCATCGGCGAGGCCGGCGTCGGCAAGACCGCGATCGTCGAGGGCCTCGCCCAGGCGATCGTCGCCGGCGACGTGCCGCCGCAGCTCGAGGGCAAGCGCGTCATCGCGCTCGACATGACCGCCATGGTCGCGGGCACCCGCTACCGCGGCGACTTCGAGGAGCGCATCGGCAAGGCCATGGACGAGATCGCGGCGAACCGCGACGGCCTCGTCGTCTTCATCGACGAGCTGCACACGATCCTCGGAGCCGGTGGCGGCGAGGGCGGCATGGACGCGGCGAACATCCTGAAGCCGCGGCTCGCGCGCGGCGACCTGCACATGATCGGCGCGACGACGCTCGCGGAGTACCGCCGCATCGAGAAGGATGCGGCGCTCACCCGCCGCTTCCAGTCCGTGCACGTCGCCGAGCCGTCCGTCGAGGACGCCGTGGCGATCCTGCAGGGCATCCGCTCGGCCTACGAGGAGCACCACGCCGTGCGCTACACCGATGAGGCGCTGCGCGCCGCCGTCGACCTGTCGCACCGCTACGTCACCGACCGCTTCCTGCCCGACAAGGCGATCGACCTCGTCGACCAGGCCGGCGCGCGCCTGCGCCTGCGGCTCGGCCGTGCGATCGACGTCACCGCGCTGCAGGCGGAGCTCGCGACGCTCGAGGCCGACAAGAACGGCGCGATCGCGCGCGAGGACTACGAGGAGGCGTCGCGCATCCGCGACCGCATCCAGGCCGTGCAGGCGGAGCTCGCCGGCGAGACGCCGATCGCCCGCACGACCCAGGCCGTCGTCGACGCCCCGCAGATCGCCGAGGTCGTGAGCCGCGCGACGGGCATCCCCGCGTCGTCGCTCGGCGACGACGACCGGCAGCGCCTCGCCCGGCTCGGCGACGAGCTGCACGAGCGCGTCGTCGGGCAGGACGACGCCGTCGAGGCCGTCGCCCGCGCCATCCGTCGCTCGCGCTCGGGGCTCGGCGACGAATCGCGCCCGATCGGATCGTTCCTCTTCCTCGGCCCGACCGGCGTCGGCAAGACCGAGCTCGCGAAGACCCTCGCCGCGTCCCTCTTCGGCGACGAGTCCGCGATGGTGCGCTTCGACATGTCGGAGTTCGGCGAGCGCCACACGGTCTCGCGGCTCATCGGCGCCCCTCCCGGCTACGTCGGCTACGACGAGGCCGGCCAGCTCACCGAGCGCATCCGCCGCCGCCCGTACTCGGTCGTGCTGCTCGACGAGATCGAGAAGGCGCACCCCGACGTGCTCACGCTCCTCCTGCAGGTGCTCGAGGACGGTCGCCTCACCGACGGCCAGGGCCGCACGGTCGACTTCCGCAACGCGGTCGTCATCATGACCTCCAACCTCGGCTCCGAGACGCTCGCGAGCAGGTCGGGCGCCATGGGCTTCGTCGCGCACGGCGGCTCGGGCTTCTCGGAGGAGGAGCTGCGCGCCCGCGTCATGGGTCGCCTGCGCGAGGCGATGCGCCCCGAGCTCATCAACCGCATCGACGACATCGTGCTGTTCCGCGCCCTGGAGCGGGAGCAGCTGCAGACGATCGTGCGGATGCTGCTCGCGCAGACGTCGGCGCGGCTCGCCCGCCAGGGCATCCGCACCGACGTGGACGACGCCGCCGTGGCGTGGCTCGCCGAGCACGGGTACGAGCCCGAGCTCGGTGCGCGTCCGCTGCGCCGCCTCATCCAGCGCGAGGTCGACGACCGCATCGCCGACCTGCTCGTCGCGGGAGCGGTCGCCGACGGCGGAGCCGTGGCGGTGACCGTGGAGGCGGATGCGCTGGCCGCGGCCGTCGCCGAGCCCGGGCACGTCGAGGATGCGAGGATCGCAGCATGA
- a CDS encoding NUDIX domain-containing protein — protein MTSTRAIAVALPVRDGHVLVLDGVDRTKGERFHRAIGGGIEVGETPEQALRRELFEELDVTIEEAVPLGIVDNRFVYEGEPGHEIVHVFAVRSRAIDAIPLDARLHVLDEGSPVGWRPLDGLDRPLYPTGCEALAREWAGRG, from the coding sequence GTGACCTCCACTCGCGCCATCGCCGTCGCGCTGCCCGTTCGCGACGGCCACGTGCTCGTGCTCGACGGCGTCGACCGCACGAAGGGCGAGCGGTTCCATCGCGCCATCGGCGGCGGGATCGAGGTGGGCGAGACGCCCGAGCAGGCGCTGCGGCGCGAGCTCTTCGAGGAGCTCGACGTGACGATCGAGGAGGCGGTGCCGCTGGGCATCGTCGACAACCGCTTCGTCTACGAGGGCGAGCCCGGCCACGAGATCGTCCACGTCTTCGCCGTGCGCTCGCGCGCGATCGACGCCATCCCGCTCGACGCGCGACTGCACGTGCTCGACGAGGGCAGCCCCGTCGGCTGGCGGCCGCTCGACGGCCTCGACCGCCCGCTGTACCCGACGGGATGCGAGGCGCTCGCGAGGGAGTGGGCGGGGCGAGGCTGA
- a CDS encoding DinB family protein: protein MPIEPDVKDWTWVLERPCAECGFAPDVPDAELPGRIRAAVGTLHRALHDDDARERPDEATWSKLEYAAHARDVCRIMRERLDAMLAQDDPVFANWDQDATAVEEAYGEQRPPRVAIELDVAGAELAEAYASVPADAWERPGRRSNGSRFTVRSLGVYALHDLEHHAWDVTKG, encoded by the coding sequence ATGCCGATCGAGCCCGACGTGAAGGACTGGACCTGGGTGCTCGAGCGGCCGTGCGCCGAATGCGGGTTCGCGCCGGACGTGCCGGACGCCGAGCTGCCTGGCCGCATCCGTGCGGCCGTCGGCACGCTCCACCGCGCGCTGCACGACGACGACGCGCGCGAGCGGCCGGACGAGGCCACGTGGTCGAAGCTCGAGTACGCCGCGCATGCGCGCGACGTGTGCCGCATCATGCGCGAGCGGCTCGACGCGATGCTCGCCCAGGACGACCCGGTGTTCGCGAACTGGGATCAGGATGCGACGGCCGTGGAGGAGGCGTACGGCGAGCAGCGCCCGCCGCGCGTGGCCATCGAGCTCGACGTCGCCGGCGCCGAGCTCGCCGAGGCCTACGCATCCGTGCCCGCGGACGCGTGGGAGCGGCCGGGTCGCCGCTCGAACGGCTCCCGCTTCACGGTGCGCTCGCTCGGCGTCTACGCGCTGCACGACCTCGAGCATCACGCCTGGGACGTCACCAAGGGCTGA
- a CDS encoding GNAT family N-acetyltransferase, with the protein MSTVRMGEARDRFEILDDAGVVAGRAYFVEASGARVFFHTVVDDAYAGQGLGKVLVVAALDATRADGMRVMPVCPFVAKVVERDHRWDDVVVEVTQEGLDAIEARTRR; encoded by the coding sequence ATGAGCACCGTACGCATGGGCGAGGCCCGCGACCGATTCGAGATCCTCGACGACGCCGGCGTCGTCGCGGGGCGGGCCTACTTCGTGGAGGCGTCGGGCGCGCGCGTCTTCTTCCACACCGTCGTCGACGACGCGTACGCGGGCCAGGGCCTCGGGAAGGTGCTCGTCGTGGCGGCGCTCGACGCCACCCGCGCCGACGGCATGCGGGTGATGCCGGTGTGCCCGTTCGTGGCGAAGGTCGTGGAGCGCGACCACCGCTGGGACGACGTCGTCGTCGAGGTCACGCAGGAGGGGCTCGACGCGATCGAGGCGCGCACGCGACGCTGA
- a CDS encoding VOC family protein: MEQRISLITLGVRDLARERAFYEALGWADAQQPDDEVCFFQVGGLVFALWTGVRGHGAPGVEIAHNVRTPDEVAAVLAEADAAGGTVVRPAAQAEWGGITGAFADPEGYVWEVAHNPDWPIAADGSITI; the protein is encoded by the coding sequence ATGGAGCAGCGCATCAGCCTCATCACCCTCGGTGTCCGCGACCTCGCGCGCGAGCGCGCCTTCTACGAGGCGCTCGGCTGGGCGGATGCGCAGCAGCCCGACGACGAGGTGTGCTTCTTCCAGGTCGGCGGCCTCGTCTTCGCGCTGTGGACGGGCGTCCGCGGCCATGGTGCCCCGGGCGTCGAGATCGCCCACAACGTGCGGACGCCGGACGAGGTCGCCGCGGTGCTCGCCGAGGCGGATGCGGCGGGTGGCACGGTCGTGCGTCCGGCGGCGCAGGCCGAGTGGGGCGGCATCACGGGAGCGTTCGCCGATCCCGAGGGCTACGTGTGGGAGGTCGCGCACAACCCCGACTGGCCCATCGCGGCCGACGGATCGATCACGATCTGA